CCTCGGCAGTTTGCCTTCTGGCCAAATCCTTGGTCCCTCGGGAACGTGATCGACGCCTCCGTGAGACCACGGATTGCACCGAAGGATACGCCAAGTGGTCAGTCCGGCACCCTTAATGACGCCGTGCTGAGTCACTGCTTCGAGCCCATAGGCAGAACAGCTAGGAAAGTATCGGCATACATCGCCATAAAGTGGCGAGATGATTTTTCGGTAAATCTTAAGCAACCCAATGACTATGTTCCGTGGAATATCGGCAATGAACCACAAAACACCAGTCCGGGGAGCGGAGTCCTTACGCATCAGCGATCCTCGAGTTTCCGTAACGCAGCGGAAAAAGATGCGTTTACTTGGGAACGAAGTTCATCCCATGAAAGTTCCGAGGCGCCAGGAAGAGCTCGGACGACAATGTCGACATCGCCATCTACGCGCCTGAGCTCGTGGGCAATTTCTCGCATTCGTCGTTTGACGAGATTCCTTTTAACGGCAATACCTACAGCCTTGGACACAATGAATCCAAACCGGTCCCCC
The nucleotide sequence above comes from Glutamicibacter sp. B1. Encoded proteins:
- the yidD gene encoding membrane protein insertion efficiency factor YidD, with the protein product MRKDSAPRTGVLWFIADIPRNIVIGLLKIYRKIISPLYGDVCRYFPSCSAYGLEAVTQHGVIKGAGLTTWRILRCNPWSHGGVDHVPEGPRIWPEGKLPRIIVLNHPVIPDDEDAADSGRKELDH
- the rnpA gene encoding ribonuclease P protein component gives rise to the protein MLPKNQRLRLAQDLTATVRSGVRSGRRNVVLYARRRQTDEFVGDRFGFIVSKAVGIAVKRNLVKRRMREIAHELRRVDGDVDIVVRALPGASELSWDELRSQVNASFSAALRKLEDR